A single candidate division WOR-3 bacterium DNA region contains:
- a CDS encoding V-type ATP synthase subunit F — protein MKIKVIGDEFACIGFALLGVSTVSVEDKESVEKEFEKALKEDDLGIILITENEAELIRDKITKQKTKGQLPLVVEIPGRSGWKERGKALELFKKVLMIKI, from the coding sequence ATGAAGATAAAGGTTATTGGTGATGAATTCGCTTGTATTGGCTTTGCTCTTTTGGGAGTTTCCACAGTCTCCGTTGAAGATAAGGAATCTGTTGAGAAGGAGTTTGAGAAGGCTCTCAAAGAAGATGACCTTGGAATTATTCTAATTACAGAAAATGAAGCCGAGCTTATCAGAGACAAAATTACAAAACAAAAGACCAAAGGTCAGTTACCTCTTGTTGTGGAAATTCCAGGAAGGAGCGGGTGGAAGGAAAGAGGGAAAGCCCTTGAGCTTTTTAAGAAGGTTTTAATGATTAAAATATGA
- a CDS encoding ATP synthase subunit C → MDKFEEIMEGLKKFNVVFLTLALILGLTGFGLVLTPVSLFGQEGVSAQPVSRSYAGWAFLAAGLSISVSVLGAGIALSKIGSSAMAALAEKPEIMGAAIVFAGLAEGLSIWGLIVAVLILIKV, encoded by the coding sequence ATGGATAAATTTGAAGAAATAATGGAAGGATTGAAAAAGTTTAATGTTGTTTTTTTAACTCTTGCTCTAATTTTAGGATTGACTGGTTTTGGTTTGGTTCTAACGCCCGTTTCTCTTTTTGGACAAGAGGGTGTTTCTGCTCAGCCAGTAAGTAGGAGTTATGCGGGATGGGCTTTTCTTGCTGCTGGGCTCTCAATATCCGTTTCTGTGCTTGGCGCCGGAATTGCTCTTTCAAAGATTGGTTCTAGTGCTATGGCTGCCCTTGCTGAGAAGCCTGAAATTATGGGAGCTGCAATCGTTTTTGCGGGACTTGCTGAGGGACTTTCCATCTGGGGATTAATTGTCGCTGTTTTAATCTTAATAAAAGTATGA
- a CDS encoding V-type ATPase 116kDa subunit family protein, producing the protein MWVPEEMTHFLLGVVEEDLQAALDFIGKEGKFHLVEFSHRWLKETQYKEIYRKLEESSKRIKEIIEYFGIKSLKEIPLKAVDINKVREEAEKFLNEFEGKLGEKRSRLTTLKEEETELNLVSELLALLPEIDTPIEEIREGKFIKMIGGTIPSSEEKNLYEILKGRDVLVFKRKFQKGITPIIIFFSSFEEESLGKVLESVHFEELKVFSKLEGSILGLKDKIESKFWEIKEERATLQASIKRMGRNIEENILRLNREIDISLLELVWLSKTARSDKIFFISAYLPTKVVFEVKQKAKNLNIYILKEETIKRKNEEAKITPTKLNNPFLFRPFELLVNTYGIPSYRGIDPTIFTTISFLLFFGIMFGDFGHGLILISIGIALFFIRVMRKFAILPVLLGISSAIFGVIFGEFFGTHPFQPLWFSPFREPEKAMLFAVYLGVVIVSFGFILRLVEFIMEGNKEELFLSGYGLPGFIFYLSSLAFTFSLIRRISSKFIISEGAIIGMSALVVALGIPLKDAFKEGISSNKLLLSLGEFIHLLLAMISNTLSFIRVAAFNIGHIILTMSLLEISSIFEKMIGRGSATTLIFGNFLVVGLEGMIVFIQSLRLEYYEFYSRFFERGKEIYKPIKIK; encoded by the coding sequence ATGTGGGTTCCTGAAGAAATGACGCATTTTTTGCTTGGGGTAGTTGAAGAAGATCTACAAGCAGCTCTTGATTTTATTGGAAAAGAAGGGAAATTCCATCTTGTAGAGTTTTCTCATCGCTGGCTAAAGGAAACCCAATATAAAGAAATCTATAGGAAGTTGGAGGAATCCAGTAAAAGGATAAAGGAAATTATTGAGTATTTTGGAATTAAAAGTCTAAAGGAAATTCCATTAAAAGCTGTGGACATAAATAAGGTTAGGGAAGAAGCAGAGAAATTTCTTAATGAATTTGAAGGAAAATTAGGAGAGAAAAGAAGTAGGCTTACAACATTAAAAGAGGAGGAAACAGAGTTGAATCTTGTTTCAGAACTTTTAGCTTTACTTCCAGAGATAGATACCCCTATTGAAGAAATCCGGGAAGGTAAATTTATTAAAATGATTGGCGGAACTATTCCCTCGTCAGAAGAAAAAAATCTTTACGAGATTTTGAAGGGAAGAGACGTTCTTGTTTTTAAAAGGAAATTCCAAAAGGGGATAACCCCAATTATTATCTTTTTCTCCTCTTTTGAGGAGGAATCTTTAGGGAAAGTTTTAGAAAGTGTACATTTCGAAGAACTTAAGGTTTTTTCTAAATTGGAAGGTTCTATTCTGGGATTGAAAGATAAAATTGAGAGTAAATTTTGGGAAATAAAGGAAGAGAGAGCCACTCTTCAGGCTTCTATTAAAAGAATGGGTAGAAACATAGAAGAAAATATCTTGAGATTGAATAGAGAAATAGATATTTCACTCTTAGAGTTGGTTTGGTTAAGCAAGACCGCAAGATCCGATAAGATATTTTTCATAAGTGCTTATTTACCAACTAAGGTGGTCTTTGAAGTTAAACAAAAGGCGAAAAATCTTAATATTTATATTTTGAAAGAAGAAACAATAAAAAGGAAAAACGAAGAGGCAAAAATAACTCCCACAAAACTTAATAATCCTTTTCTTTTTCGTCCTTTCGAACTCCTTGTTAATACTTATGGGATTCCTTCCTATAGAGGAATAGATCCTACCATTTTTACAACAATTTCTTTTTTGCTATTTTTTGGAATTATGTTTGGAGACTTTGGACATGGGCTTATTTTAATTTCAATAGGTATTGCCTTATTTTTCATTAGGGTTATGAGAAAATTCGCCATTCTCCCTGTGTTATTGGGAATTTCTTCTGCAATTTTTGGAGTAATTTTTGGAGAGTTTTTTGGAACTCATCCTTTTCAGCCTCTATGGTTTTCTCCTTTCAGAGAACCTGAAAAAGCAATGCTTTTCGCTGTATATCTTGGAGTTGTAATTGTAAGTTTTGGTTTTATTCTTCGCTTGGTAGAATTTATTATGGAAGGGAATAAAGAAGAGTTATTTCTATCGGGTTATGGGTTACCAGGTTTTATTTTTTATCTTTCTTCCCTTGCTTTCACCTTTTCATTAATAAGGAGAATCAGTAGTAAATTTATTATATCGGAAGGAGCAATTATTGGGATGAGTGCTTTAGTTGTTGCTCTTGGTATTCCTTTAAAAGACGCTTTTAAAGAAGGAATCAGCTCGAATAAATTATTACTCTCTTTAGGAGAATTTATCCATCTTCTCCTTGCAATGATTTCTAATACTCTTTCTTTTATCCGAGTTGCAGCTTTTAATATTGGACATATTATCTTGACAATGTCTCTTCTTGAAATTTCGAGTATATTTGAAAAAATGATTGGGAGAGGAAGCGCTACAACATTGATTTTTGGGAATTTTCTCGTTGTAGGTCTTGAAGGGATGATTGTTTTTATTCAAAGTTTAAGGCTTGAATACTATGAATTTTATTCTCGCTTTTTTGAAAGAGGGAAAGAAATTTATAAACCCATAAAAATAAAATAG
- a CDS encoding V-type ATPase subunit yields the protein MSYSIYPKLRAIYSFLPTSAETEELLYSKDVSEFKNHVIEMRFLKRFPLIDSDIESHLRRIPFSLGEKVRKQMSEPSVLFFEAYLRGYELEDIKNIIRGGKGFFTRELRDKNLSIEELNTYMQNRFWKIPWNSGYSRYEEKKDKIELELPLDRYYYYSLLKETRNLSSKERSQVREFLLSFINLKNRVYLFRLKNFYALSDFEIKKLLIPIGEVYENIKEEKGLSEGSFRREISKICYKDFKFRMFTMRAILAFFFLLNEKINEILSIYRAKLLQLKPQEIIEMWRKLYVGS from the coding sequence ATGAGCTATTCAATATATCCTAAATTAAGAGCAATATATTCATTTCTACCTACTTCTGCTGAAACAGAAGAGCTTCTCTATTCTAAGGATGTTTCAGAGTTTAAAAATCATGTTATTGAGATGAGATTTTTAAAAAGATTCCCTCTTATAGACTCTGATATTGAATCTCATTTAAGGAGGATCCCTTTTTCCCTTGGAGAAAAAGTAAGAAAACAAATGTCTGAGCCATCGGTTCTTTTTTTTGAGGCTTATCTTAGAGGTTATGAGTTAGAAGATATTAAGAACATAATTCGTGGAGGGAAAGGATTCTTCACTCGAGAACTAAGGGATAAGAATTTAAGTATAGAAGAATTGAATACCTATATGCAAAATAGATTTTGGAAGATTCCTTGGAATAGTGGGTATTCAAGGTATGAAGAGAAAAAGGATAAAATTGAGCTTGAACTTCCCCTTGATCGCTATTACTATTATTCCCTTTTAAAAGAGACAAGAAATTTATCTTCAAAGGAAAGGTCACAAGTTAGAGAGTTTCTTCTAAGTTTTATAAACTTAAAGAATAGAGTTTATCTTTTCCGGCTAAAGAATTTTTATGCTTTGAGCGATTTTGAAATAAAAAAGCTTTTAATCCCTATTGGAGAAGTTTATGAAAATATAAAAGAAGAAAAAGGTCTATCTGAAGGGAGTTTTAGGAGAGAGATTAGTAAAATTTGCTATAAGGATTTTAAATTTAGAATGTTTACGATGAGAGCAATCCTTGCTTTTTTCTTTCTTCTTAATGAAAAAATAAATGAAATTCTTTCTATTTATAGGGCTAAATTACTACAATTAAAGCCCCAAGAAATAATAGAAATGTGGAGGAAACTCTATGTGGGTTCCTGA
- a CDS encoding glycoside hydrolase family 2 protein has translation MGRNQFFEIKENWEFRMIGNQEWFPAKVPGCVHKDLLTNKLIPEPFYRDNETKLYWIDKVPFEYKTTFNITKDFLKYENIELHFKGLDTYAKVYLNGKLILVTNNMFREWKVEIKKLLKEGDNLLLIYFDPPFLKGLLEMEKSEDKIPYYISPLYEFPKEPLVSPFTRKASYQYGWDWAPKLTTSGIWRKVFIHGWDKARINYLHILQKKLNKEKASLSALFEVETKTNQEAVLKLSYKIRKEEHKVPPVRVTLRKGINQIPINFEIIKPKLWWPNGFGAQPIYEFTGKIIIDNKEIDSIKVKTGLRVAKLIRNKDKKGESFYFEINGIPIFAKGANYIPCSIFPQEALEKNYREILSSAKEANMNMLRVWGGGIYEEDLFYDLCDKYGIMIWQDFMFACHLYPGDKNFFKNVEREIIDNIKRLKNHPCIVIWCGNNEIEIVKNRIQKEIKENYPELIPKIQKAYEDLFYKLLPKLCKKYDNSRPYWPSSPCGGFRKMENSNSGDVHYWGVWHKNHPLEKFQEKKGRFFSEWGFQAYPPLKTIEEFTNQEDLQIFSYVMKLHQKSPLGNEKIDSYLKIYYRPPKNFEHYIYVSELLQAEAGKLAIETHRKWKPYTMGTLYWQLNDCWPAISWSSLDYKNRWKAFHYYAKKAYTPILPIVSIYKGFLEVKVVSDLLKPFLGKLEMKIIDFKGKEKWKDLKEIKIEPNSCKSFFKEKETKLLKGINKKSSVFVVSLTCKDKVFTTNLFYFLPPKDLILPKPKITKKIRSTKKGYEIELFSENLVKNVYLSFEGEGFFSDNFFDLLPKEKKIVSFVGKEKDFIKKLKIISLFDIYKEEKDAKNNFYYHR, from the coding sequence ATGGGAAGGAACCAATTTTTTGAAATAAAGGAAAACTGGGAATTTAGAATGATTGGCAACCAAGAATGGTTTCCTGCAAAGGTTCCCGGATGTGTTCATAAAGATCTTCTTACAAACAAATTAATTCCAGAGCCTTTTTATAGAGACAACGAAACAAAACTTTATTGGATTGATAAGGTTCCTTTCGAATACAAGACAACCTTTAATATTACTAAAGATTTTCTTAAATACGAAAATATTGAATTACATTTTAAAGGGCTAGATACTTATGCTAAAGTATACCTAAATGGAAAGCTAATATTAGTCACTAATAATATGTTCAGGGAATGGAAAGTGGAAATAAAAAAACTTCTAAAAGAAGGTGATAATCTACTCCTAATTTATTTTGATCCTCCATTTTTGAAAGGACTCTTAGAAATGGAAAAATCGGAAGATAAAATTCCTTACTATATTTCACCTCTTTATGAATTTCCAAAAGAACCTTTAGTAAGTCCATTTACCAGAAAAGCTTCCTATCAATATGGTTGGGATTGGGCTCCAAAATTAACAACAAGTGGAATATGGAGAAAAGTTTTTATTCACGGATGGGATAAGGCGCGGATAAACTACCTCCATATTCTTCAGAAAAAATTAAATAAAGAAAAAGCTTCTCTCTCAGCCTTATTTGAAGTAGAAACGAAAACTAACCAAGAAGCTGTCTTAAAATTGTCTTATAAAATAAGAAAAGAAGAACATAAGGTCCCTCCAGTAAGAGTAACATTAAGAAAGGGAATAAACCAAATCCCTATAAATTTCGAAATCATAAAACCAAAATTGTGGTGGCCAAATGGCTTTGGAGCTCAACCAATCTATGAGTTTACTGGGAAGATTATTATTGATAATAAAGAAATTGACTCTATTAAAGTTAAAACAGGGTTAAGAGTAGCAAAGCTTATTCGAAATAAAGACAAAAAAGGAGAGTCGTTTTATTTTGAAATTAATGGAATTCCAATATTTGCGAAAGGAGCCAATTACATTCCCTGCAGTATTTTCCCGCAAGAAGCTTTAGAAAAAAATTACAGAGAAATTCTAAGCTCTGCCAAAGAAGCTAATATGAATATGCTCAGAGTTTGGGGTGGCGGAATTTATGAAGAAGATCTATTCTACGATTTGTGTGACAAATATGGAATTATGATTTGGCAAGATTTTATGTTTGCTTGCCATTTATATCCTGGAGATAAAAATTTTTTTAAAAACGTAGAAAGGGAAATAATAGATAATATAAAACGTCTTAAAAATCATCCTTGCATTGTAATTTGGTGTGGAAATAACGAAATTGAAATAGTAAAAAATAGAATCCAAAAAGAAATTAAAGAAAACTATCCTGAATTAATTCCTAAAATCCAAAAAGCTTATGAAGACCTTTTTTATAAATTGCTTCCAAAATTATGTAAGAAATATGATAACTCACGCCCATATTGGCCATCCTCTCCCTGCGGGGGATTTAGAAAAATGGAAAATTCTAATTCTGGAGATGTTCATTACTGGGGAGTTTGGCATAAGAATCATCCTTTAGAGAAATTTCAAGAAAAAAAAGGAAGATTTTTCTCAGAATGGGGGTTTCAGGCTTATCCTCCACTTAAGACAATTGAAGAATTTACAAACCAAGAAGATTTACAAATTTTTTCTTATGTAATGAAATTACACCAAAAAAGTCCTCTTGGCAATGAGAAAATAGATTCTTATTTAAAAATTTATTATAGACCTCCCAAAAATTTTGAACATTATATATACGTTTCAGAACTCCTTCAAGCTGAGGCTGGTAAGCTTGCAATTGAAACTCATCGGAAATGGAAACCCTATACAATGGGAACCCTTTACTGGCAATTAAATGATTGCTGGCCTGCTATTTCCTGGTCAAGTCTCGACTACAAGAATAGATGGAAAGCGTTCCACTATTATGCCAAAAAAGCTTATACTCCAATTCTACCTATCGTTTCTATCTATAAGGGTTTTCTTGAGGTGAAAGTTGTTTCTGATCTCTTAAAACCATTTTTAGGAAAATTGGAGATGAAGATTATAGATTTTAAAGGGAAAGAAAAATGGAAAGACTTAAAAGAGATAAAAATAGAACCAAACAGTTGCAAAAGCTTCTTTAAAGAAAAAGAAACAAAACTCCTTAAAGGCATTAATAAAAAATCTTCTGTTTTTGTGGTTAGCTTAACTTGTAAAGATAAAGTTTTCACTACTAACTTATTTTATTTTCTCCCTCCTAAAGATTTAATTTTGCCAAAACCTAAAATTACAAAAAAGATTCGTTCTACAAAAAAAGGTTATGAAATCGAGCTTTTCTCTGAAAATCTTGTTAAAAATGTTTACTTAAGTTTTGAAGGAGAGGGTTTCTTTTCAGATAATTTCTTTGATTTACTTCCAAAGGAGAAAAAAATTGTATCTTTTGTAGGCAAGGAGAAAGATTTTATAAAAAAATTGAAAATAATTTCTCTTTTTGACATATATAAGGAGGAAAAAGATGCAAAAAATAATTTCTATTACCACAGATAA
- a CDS encoding secondary thiamine-phosphate synthase enzyme YjbQ — MQKIISITTDKREGLYDITQAVEKFVKESKVKTGFVNVYAQGATAAIMIQENWDESVQEDVIDLLQRLIPRGIWRHDIQDGNADAHLKAGIIGPSETIPIINGKLGLSTWQNIFFCEFDGPREKRNILLTISKA; from the coding sequence ATGCAAAAAATAATTTCTATTACCACAGATAAAAGAGAAGGGCTATATGACATCACTCAAGCTGTAGAGAAATTTGTTAAAGAATCTAAGGTAAAAACAGGATTTGTAAATGTTTATGCTCAAGGTGCAACTGCCGCTATAATGATTCAAGAAAACTGGGACGAAAGCGTTCAAGAAGACGTGATAGATTTACTCCAAAGACTCATCCCAAGGGGAATTTGGAGACACGATATTCAAGATGGAAATGCAGACGCACACTTAAAAGCCGGAATCATTGGACCTAGTGAAACAATACCAATTATTAATGGTAAATTGGGTCTTTCAACTTGGCAAAACATCTTCTTTTGCGAATTTGATGGTCCAAGAGAAAAGAGGAACATTCTATTAACAATATCAAAGGCGTAA
- a CDS encoding aldolase, with the protein MQDFIRIGKKLAQDNLIYANFGNMSERVGEKILITGTGTMLDELKEEDIIEVPLEGPSQFDFKASCELIVHRSIYKETPACAIIHVHSPFAVLLSIIAEKSEIVPKTMEGEKIIGVIPIVEGESGTPRLASAVSSALREHKTCIVKNHGTFVRGSNIIDAYINVTTLEHFCKIFYYYELYKK; encoded by the coding sequence GTGCAAGACTTTATTAGAATAGGGAAAAAATTAGCTCAGGATAATTTGATATATGCTAATTTTGGGAATATGAGTGAAAGAGTTGGAGAAAAGATTCTTATTACAGGAACAGGAACAATGTTGGATGAGTTGAAGGAAGAAGATATAATTGAGGTTCCTCTTGAAGGTCCTTCTCAGTTTGATTTTAAAGCATCTTGTGAGCTCATTGTTCATAGAAGTATTTATAAAGAAACACCTGCTTGCGCAATAATTCATGTTCATTCTCCATTTGCAGTTTTGCTCTCAATTATTGCAGAAAAATCTGAAATTGTCCCCAAAACTATGGAGGGAGAGAAAATAATCGGAGTAATTCCCATTGTTGAAGGAGAAAGCGGAACTCCAAGATTAGCTTCTGCTGTCTCAAGTGCTCTTAGAGAACACAAAACCTGTATTGTGAAAAATCATGGAACATTTGTGAGAGGTAGTAATATTATAGATGCATATATAAATGTAACCACTCTGGAACATTTTTGTAAGATTTTTTATTACTATGAACTTTACAAAAAATAG
- the ssb gene encoding single-stranded DNA-binding protein: MSEYRIPNVNYVIISGRTTSDPVLSYTEKGVAYLRFRIASNRNFRSKDGEWQEETTFVGITLWGDQAERLSEVIKKGVPVLIEGRLSSYTREVEGFKRTEVSVRAFRVQVLLKTGTPYLEGEAEAEEEKIEEATSEEEVLPPDEEELPF, translated from the coding sequence ATGTCTGAATATAGAATTCCAAATGTAAATTATGTTATAATATCTGGAAGAACAACTTCGGATCCTGTTTTAAGTTATACGGAGAAAGGAGTGGCATATCTACGGTTTAGGATTGCATCTAATAGGAATTTTAGAAGTAAAGATGGGGAGTGGCAAGAGGAAACAACTTTTGTAGGGATAACTCTTTGGGGAGATCAAGCAGAAAGGCTAAGCGAGGTAATTAAGAAAGGAGTCCCTGTTTTAATAGAAGGAAGACTGTCCAGTTATACAAGAGAAGTGGAAGGGTTTAAGAGAACCGAAGTTAGTGTAAGAGCATTTAGGGTTCAAGTTTTGCTTAAGACAGGAACCCCATATCTAGAGGGAGAAGCAGAGGCTGAGGAAGAAAAAATAGAAGAAGCTACCTCAGAGGAAGAAGTTCTCCCTCCTGATGAGGAAGAGCTTCCTTTTTAG
- the rpsF gene encoding 30S ribosomal protein S6 produces the protein MRRYECTFIINPDKENEVKQIIEEVKNQLEGEKGKIEKIDEWGIRKLAYEIDGYDKGFYTVINFEAKPDKVNDFKEYMRKNSNILRYILLTQKR, from the coding sequence ATGAGAAGATATGAGTGCACCTTTATTATTAATCCAGATAAGGAAAACGAGGTTAAGCAAATTATAGAGGAGGTCAAAAATCAGCTTGAGGGAGAGAAAGGGAAAATTGAAAAGATTGATGAGTGGGGTATTAGGAAACTTGCTTACGAAATTGATGGATATGATAAAGGGTTTTATACAGTAATAAATTTCGAGGCTAAACCCGATAAGGTTAATGATTTTAAAGAGTATATGAGGAAAAATAGCAACATTTTAAGATATATTTTATTAACCCAAAAGAGGTAA
- the pth gene encoding aminoacyl-tRNA hydrolase: MNYRAAIGLGNYSLEYKGTRHNLGVRVIEFICREENLNLKPGKGHYYYSKKGNLLLIYPTTFVNESGFVALEVFQHFSLSLEDILIILDDINLPFGKLRLRRKGSDGGHKGLYSVIYHLGSENIPRLRIGVGSPPESIDNATWVLSKFSEAEEKEMSRILERAKEAVFLWAEEDIEIAMARINKN, encoded by the coding sequence ATAAATTATCGTGCAGCGATAGGTCTTGGGAATTATTCCTTAGAATACAAAGGAACTAGGCACAATCTTGGAGTTAGGGTGATAGAGTTTATATGCAGAGAGGAAAATTTAAATCTCAAACCGGGTAAGGGACATTATTATTACTCGAAAAAAGGAAATCTTTTGTTAATTTACCCTACAACTTTTGTAAACGAAAGTGGATTTGTTGCTTTAGAGGTCTTTCAACACTTTTCTCTTTCTTTAGAAGACATCCTTATTATATTGGATGATATAAACTTACCTTTTGGGAAGTTAAGGTTAAGAAGAAAGGGAAGTGATGGAGGTCACAAAGGTCTTTATTCGGTGATTTACCATCTTGGTAGTGAGAATATTCCAAGATTGAGAATTGGCGTTGGAAGTCCACCAGAATCTATTGATAATGCGACTTGGGTTCTATCTAAGTTTAGCGAAGCTGAAGAAAAAGAGATGAGTAGAATATTAGAAAGAGCAAAAGAAGCTGTATTTCTTTGGGCAGAAGAAGATATTGAAATAGCAATGGCTAGAATAAACAAAAATTGA
- a CDS encoding 50S ribosomal protein L25, translating into MIRAKKLEVKERKEIGKNQVKKIRKEGWVPGVIYGHGEKSRLIKVKEEDLKELIHSLHSEATLLNLRCENEDLQVIIREVTRNPLNEKLLHVDFQHIHEEEEVSVHVMLEFVGKAKGVEEGGILNIEHRYLTVKCLPRNIPEKITVDISSLGIGQSLHVKDLKVPEMVKVEEDPYATIVNVLSPRKIVEVAPTAPETPLVEEVAEPEVISKAASSEKAKEEQKEESEK; encoded by the coding sequence TTGATAAGAGCAAAGAAGTTAGAAGTAAAAGAAAGAAAAGAAATTGGTAAAAATCAAGTAAAAAAAATAAGAAAAGAGGGATGGGTTCCTGGAGTTATTTATGGGCATGGGGAGAAAAGTAGGCTTATTAAGGTAAAAGAGGAAGATTTAAAGGAACTCATTCATAGCCTTCATTCTGAAGCTACGCTTTTGAATTTACGTTGTGAAAATGAAGACTTGCAGGTTATAATTCGGGAGGTAACCCGAAATCCGCTGAATGAGAAATTACTCCATGTGGATTTTCAACACATACATGAGGAAGAAGAAGTGAGCGTCCATGTTATGCTTGAATTTGTAGGAAAGGCTAAAGGTGTAGAGGAAGGCGGGATTTTAAATATTGAGCACAGATATTTGACGGTAAAGTGCTTACCACGGAATATTCCAGAGAAGATTACTGTAGATATTTCTTCTCTTGGGATAGGGCAATCTCTTCATGTTAAAGATCTTAAAGTTCCAGAAATGGTAAAGGTGGAGGAAGATCCTTATGCAACTATCGTGAATGTTTTATCTCCAAGAAAGATCGTGGAAGTAGCTCCTACTGCACCAGAAACTCCGTTGGTTGAGGAAGTAGCGGAACCCGAGGTTATATCAAAGGCGGCTTCTTCTGAGAAGGCTAAAGAGGAGCAAAAAGAGGAGAGTGAAAAATAA